One genomic window of Oncorhynchus kisutch isolate 150728-3 linkage group LG24, Okis_V2, whole genome shotgun sequence includes the following:
- the LOC109869059 gene encoding prostaglandin E synthase 3-like has product MHPATAKWYDRRDSVYIEFCVADSKDVKINFEEAKFVFSCLGGTDQVKHENEVDLFEGIDQNESIHKRTDRSVLCCLRKAEPGKAWPRLTKEKAKLTWLSVDFNNWKDWEGDSDEELGNFDNFQEGGDGDMAFNTQEAMAKMMNNMGGEDCLPDLDDVDDDESADSDDEKMPDLE; this is encoded by the exons AT GCATCCGGCGACTGCTAAGTGGTATGACAGGCGGGACTCCGTCTACATCGAGTTCTGCGTAGCGGACAGCAAGGATGTCAAGATCAATTTCGAGGAAGCAAAGTTTGTTTTCAG TTGTCTTGGAGGAACTGATCAAGTCAAACATGAGAACGAAGTAGACCTTTTCGAAGGCATTGATCAAAAT GAATCCATACACAAACGCACAGATCGGTCAGTGTTGTGCTGTTTAAGAAAAGCTGAACCTGGGAAAGCGTGGCCTAGGCTAACGAAAGAGAAGGCTAAG TTAACTTGGCTCAGCGTCGACTTTAACAACTGGAAGGACTGGGAGGGTGACTCAGACGAGGAACTAGGCAACTTCGATAATTTCCAAGAGGGGGGAGACGGGGATATGGCATTCAACACACAAGAAGCGATGGCTAAA ATGATGAACAACATGGGAGGGGAAGACTGCCTACCTGATCTAgatgatgttgatgat GACGAGTCTGCAGATAGTGACGATGAAA AAATGCCTGATTTGGAATAA